A single genomic interval of Shewanella halotolerans harbors:
- the prmC gene encoding peptide chain release factor N(5)-glutamine methyltransferase, translated as MFQTLAQALEWASTRLQDVSDSAKLDAEVMLLHIIHKQRSYLYTWPDERLTSEQVTEYKQMVGRRELGTPIAHIVGEREFWSLPFMVNPTTLIPRPDTEILVETALNLPLAENAKVLDLGTGTGAIALSLAFERSNWQITAVDKVLEAVALAKANRDNLKLPQVEVLQSDWFDAINRYDFNLIVSNPPYIDEEDEHLSQGDVRFEPHSALTAGEHGYADLFYIAEAARDYLAPGGYLLLEHGFGQALTVRDKMIELGYEAVATVRDFGSNDRCTLGRWPR; from the coding sequence TTGTTTCAGACGTTAGCACAGGCCCTCGAATGGGCCTCGACTCGACTCCAGGATGTGTCTGACAGTGCCAAGCTCGATGCCGAGGTGATGCTGTTGCATATCATTCATAAGCAGCGCAGTTATCTCTATACCTGGCCAGACGAGCGTCTGACCAGCGAGCAGGTGACCGAGTACAAGCAGATGGTCGGCCGCCGCGAGTTAGGCACCCCCATCGCCCATATCGTCGGCGAGCGGGAGTTCTGGTCTCTGCCCTTCATGGTCAACCCCACTACGCTGATCCCGCGCCCGGATACCGAGATTTTGGTAGAGACGGCCCTTAACCTGCCGCTGGCGGAGAATGCCAAGGTGCTGGACCTGGGGACTGGTACCGGGGCTATCGCCCTGTCGCTGGCCTTCGAGCGTAGTAACTGGCAGATCACCGCGGTAGACAAGGTGCTCGAGGCCGTCGCCCTGGCCAAGGCCAACCGCGATAACCTCAAGCTGCCTCAGGTGGAGGTGTTGCAGAGTGACTGGTTCGATGCCATCAATCGTTATGACTTCAACCTGATCGTCTCCAATCCGCCCTATATCGATGAGGAAGATGAGCATCTGTCCCAAGGGGACGTGCGCTTCGAACCCCATAGCGCGCTCACCGCAGGTGAACATGGCTATGCGGATCTCTTCTACATCGCCGAGGCGGCGCGCGACTATCTGGCGCCCGGCGGCTATCTGCTGCTTGAACATGGTTTCGGTCAGGCTCTCACGGTGCGCGACAAGATGATCGAGCTGGGTTACGAGGCGGTCGCGACGGTACGCGATTTTGGCAGCAACGACAGGTGCACCCTGGGTCGCTGGCCAAGGTAG
- a CDS encoding GNAT family N-acetyltransferase gives MNTDNKINFTHDDSGEFADRVKQKIAEFNWQRWEVSERLPLGLKLENEAGEMIAGLSARTFGNWLMIDNFWVSESLRGQQIGSQMLQEAERIARERGCIYAILDTLNFQARPFYEARGYRLEWTQEQYPKTGCKYFMTKTL, from the coding sequence TTGAATACAGATAACAAAATTAACTTTACCCATGATGACTCCGGTGAATTCGCCGACAGGGTGAAACAAAAAATCGCCGAGTTTAACTGGCAGCGTTGGGAGGTGAGCGAGCGCTTACCCCTGGGGCTTAAGCTGGAGAATGAGGCGGGTGAGATGATCGCCGGCCTGTCGGCCCGCACCTTCGGTAACTGGCTGATGATAGATAACTTCTGGGTGAGCGAGTCGCTCAGAGGACAACAGATTGGCAGCCAGATGCTACAAGAGGCCGAACGTATCGCCAGGGAGCGGGGCTGCATCTACGCCATCTTGGACACCCTAAACTTTCAGGCGCGCCCCTTCTACGAGGCCAGAGGCTATCGACTGGAGTGGACTCAGGAGCAATACCCTAAGACGGGCTGTAAATACTTTATGACCAAGACGCTCTAA
- a CDS encoding SirB2 family protein produces MDSLYPAIKHIHLTLIAVSVLFFIVRFVLHLKQSAIMDKKFVKIAPHVIDTFLLLSGLTLCFIIKQYPFQDAWLTEKIGAVIAYIFLAAISLKANRNKLFKTFAALGALAWVMYAAKIAMFKQAILMS; encoded by the coding sequence ATGGACAGTTTATACCCAGCTATTAAGCATATACACCTCACCCTGATTGCCGTGAGTGTGCTGTTTTTTATCGTACGATTTGTGCTGCATCTTAAACAATCAGCCATCATGGACAAGAAATTTGTTAAGATTGCACCCCATGTGATCGATACCTTCCTGCTGCTCTCCGGCCTAACCTTGTGCTTCATCATCAAGCAGTATCCGTTTCAGGATGCCTGGTTGACCGAGAAGATAGGCGCAGTGATCGCTTACATCTTCCTGGCGGCTATCTCGCTCAAGGCTAACCGTAACAAACTCTTCAAGACCTTCGCCGCCCTGGGCGCGCTGGCCTGGGTGATGTACGCTGCGAAAATTGCCATGTTTAAACAAGCAATATTAATGAGCTAA
- a CDS encoding transglutaminase family protein — protein MTNLILNEALSLPESAFDISEHLGFSDKEAAKWAWFELAGAVLSHYLVDREARLEALLQWFYQDLGFCARESYFSIEAADLASCITTRQGNSTTLASVLMLLGKQLDLVLQPLLLPGTTVLSCRIDDKVHYIDPLTGQSLTRHQLHVLVRGELGNGAPFKPRYLKPASLKRLLSRMLHELKAGAILASKFESAMECCNLLMQWHQDDLNLNRERAFIAQQLGCISVAAADLRHFVDNSPHDPVTELVKLQLKELNDEVEVYH, from the coding sequence ATGACAAACCTGATCTTAAACGAGGCGCTCTCCCTTCCAGAGAGCGCCTTTGATATTTCCGAGCACCTGGGATTTTCCGATAAGGAAGCGGCTAAGTGGGCCTGGTTTGAACTGGCAGGCGCTGTACTTAGCCACTATCTGGTCGACAGAGAAGCCCGTCTCGAGGCGCTGTTGCAATGGTTCTATCAGGATCTCGGCTTCTGTGCGCGAGAGTCCTATTTCAGTATCGAGGCGGCAGATCTGGCCAGCTGCATCACCACGCGGCAGGGTAACAGTACCACCCTGGCAAGCGTGCTTATGCTGCTGGGTAAGCAACTGGATCTGGTGTTGCAGCCGCTGCTGTTGCCGGGCACCACAGTGCTAAGCTGTCGTATCGACGATAAGGTGCACTATATCGACCCGCTCACCGGGCAATCCCTGACTCGTCATCAACTGCATGTGTTGGTGCGCGGCGAGTTAGGTAATGGCGCGCCTTTTAAGCCGCGTTATCTGAAGCCTGCGAGCCTCAAGCGCCTGCTGTCACGCATGCTGCATGAACTCAAGGCCGGCGCCATTTTGGCGAGCAAGTTTGAGAGCGCCATGGAGTGCTGTAACTTATTGATGCAGTGGCACCAAGATGACCTGAATCTTAACCGGGAGCGGGCCTTTATCGCCCAGCAGCTAGGTTGTATCAGCGTCGCGGCGGCGGACCTGCGACACTTTGTCGATAACAGTCCCCACGACCCAGTGACCGAGCTGGTCAAATTACAGTTAAAAGAACTCAACGACGAGGTTGAGGTCTATCATTAA
- a CDS encoding DUF819 domain-containing protein, producing MSSTAIVSNDATALVTNDATGLGLLAVILGFVFYTNSSQHPFWVKFYRFIPALLLCYFLPSLLNSFNILDGDTSNLYFVASRYLLPACLVLLILSVDLKAILSLGPKAIVMFLTGTVGIVIGGPIALLIVSTLNPEILGVTGPDAVWRGMTTLAGSWIGGGANQAAMKEIYEAGGNIFSIMVTVDVIVANIWMAVLLFMASKAKEIDAKTGADTRAIETLKQKVEKYHAENARIASLRDLMMIVAVGFGITGLAHVIADFLGPFFEANYPWTRDYSLTSKFFWLIVTVTTIGLAMSFTPVRHLEAAGASKVASAFLYILVATIGLHMDVFKLFDPANLWYFAIGIIWMIVHAGFMLLVAKLIRAPLFYMAVGSQANVGGAASAPVVAAAFHPALAPVGVLLAVLGYAVGTYMAWVCGQILQVVAQ from the coding sequence ATGAGCAGTACCGCGATAGTCAGCAATGACGCCACGGCGTTAGTCACCAATGATGCCACGGGCCTGGGCCTGTTGGCGGTGATCTTAGGATTCGTGTTTTATACCAATAGCAGCCAGCACCCATTCTGGGTGAAGTTCTATCGTTTCATTCCCGCGCTGCTGCTGTGCTACTTCCTGCCTTCGCTGCTCAACTCCTTTAATATCCTGGATGGTGATACCTCAAACCTCTATTTTGTCGCCTCCCGTTACCTGTTACCTGCCTGTCTGGTGCTGCTGATCTTAAGTGTCGACCTCAAGGCGATCTTAAGCCTGGGCCCCAAGGCGATAGTGATGTTTTTAACCGGTACCGTCGGCATAGTGATAGGGGGGCCTATTGCCTTACTTATCGTGTCGACCCTCAACCCTGAGATCCTCGGAGTGACTGGCCCGGACGCGGTCTGGCGCGGCATGACTACTCTGGCCGGCAGCTGGATCGGTGGCGGCGCCAACCAGGCAGCGATGAAGGAGATCTACGAGGCCGGTGGCAACATCTTCTCCATTATGGTGACGGTAGATGTGATCGTGGCCAACATCTGGATGGCGGTGCTGCTGTTTATGGCTTCTAAGGCCAAGGAGATCGATGCCAAGACGGGTGCCGATACCCGCGCCATCGAGACCCTCAAACAGAAGGTGGAGAAGTATCACGCCGAAAACGCCCGTATCGCCAGCCTGCGTGATCTGATGATGATAGTCGCCGTGGGCTTTGGTATCACGGGTCTGGCCCATGTGATCGCCGATTTCCTTGGCCCCTTCTTTGAGGCCAACTATCCCTGGACCCGCGATTACAGCCTGACCTCTAAGTTCTTCTGGCTGATCGTGACGGTGACAACCATTGGCCTGGCCATGTCTTTTACCCCTGTGCGTCATCTCGAGGCGGCGGGCGCCTCTAAGGTCGCCTCGGCGTTCCTCTATATCCTGGTGGCGACTATCGGCCTGCATATGGATGTGTTCAAACTGTTTGACCCGGCCAACCTCTGGTATTTCGCCATCGGCATCATCTGGATGATAGTCCACGCCGGTTTCATGTTGCTGGTGGCCAAGCTGATCCGCGCGCCACTGTTTTACATGGCGGTGGGCAGTCAGGCCAATGTCGGCGGTGCGGCCTCGGCGCCCGTGGTGGCCGCGGCCTTCCATCCGGCCCTGGCACCTGTCGGTGTACTCCTGGCCGTATTAGGCTATGCTGTAGGCACCTATATGGCGTGGGTGTGTGGTCAGATACTGCAGGTCGTGGCTCAGTGA
- the kdsA gene encoding 3-deoxy-8-phosphooctulonate synthase, with translation MSNKTIKLGSIEIANDKPFVLFGGMNVLESRDLAMQIAETYAEVTQKLGIPYVFKASFDKANRSSVNSYRGPGMEEGLKIFQEIKDTFNLPLITDVHEPYQCQPVAEVVDIIQLPAFLARQTDLVVAMAKTGAIINVKKPQFLAPHEMRHIITKFNEAGNDEIILCERGSCFGYNNLVVDMLGMDEMKQSGYPVIFDATHALQRPGGRADSAGGRRAQATELARSGMALGLAGLFIEAHPDPDNAKCDGPCALPLHQLENYLTQMKAIDDLVKSFSPIDTSK, from the coding sequence ATGAGTAATAAAACCATAAAGTTAGGTAGCATTGAAATTGCAAACGACAAGCCCTTTGTCCTGTTTGGCGGCATGAATGTGCTCGAGTCGCGAGACCTGGCCATGCAGATCGCTGAGACCTATGCGGAAGTTACTCAGAAGCTGGGGATCCCTTATGTGTTTAAGGCATCGTTCGACAAGGCTAACCGCTCATCGGTGAACTCTTACCGTGGCCCAGGCATGGAAGAGGGACTGAAGATCTTCCAGGAGATTAAAGATACCTTTAACCTGCCGCTGATCACCGACGTGCATGAGCCATACCAGTGTCAGCCAGTGGCCGAGGTGGTGGATATCATCCAGCTACCCGCCTTCCTGGCACGTCAGACGGATCTCGTGGTCGCCATGGCCAAGACAGGCGCCATCATCAACGTGAAGAAGCCGCAGTTCCTGGCGCCCCATGAGATGCGTCATATCATCACCAAGTTTAACGAGGCGGGTAACGACGAGATAATCCTGTGTGAGCGAGGCTCTTGCTTCGGTTACAACAACCTGGTGGTTGACATGCTGGGCATGGATGAGATGAAGCAGTCGGGTTACCCAGTGATCTTCGATGCGACCCACGCCCTGCAGCGTCCAGGCGGACGTGCCGATAGCGCAGGCGGTCGTCGTGCCCAGGCCACCGAGCTGGCCCGTAGCGGCATGGCGCTTGGCCTGGCGGGTCTGTTTATCGAGGCGCATCCGGATCCTGACAACGCCAAGTGTGACGGCCCATGTGCCTTGCCACTGCATCAGCTGGAAAACTATTTGACCCAGATGAAGGCCATCGACGACCTGGTGAAATCTTTCTCCCCCATCGATACCAGCAAGTAA
- a CDS encoding DMT family transporter yields the protein MWIVFTFLAAFMQSWRNALQSQLSRDVKVAGVTLARFLWAGPIAACYLSALYLFLPPDLQQAGQESLQLFPAPFWGFVLGAALMQIVATGLMVKLFQLRDFAIGAGLAKSEAIVAAVFGALFFGTQLSLLGWLGVVIGAVAVLLMSKGAGVARLSAQVLLLGLACGSAFALTSLWVREASLVLALPFPHSAAWVLFWVISVQTVILLLFLYLRDRQTLEALWRRPKLTLAISITSCLGSIGWFSAMALEAVPYVKTLGQVEVFFTLFVAGSYLKQKVQPKEMTALLLIAVAAILVIWG from the coding sequence ATGTGGATTGTCTTTACCTTTCTCGCCGCCTTCATGCAGTCCTGGCGTAATGCCCTGCAGAGTCAGCTGAGCCGCGATGTCAAGGTCGCCGGGGTAACGCTGGCACGTTTTCTTTGGGCCGGGCCGATCGCCGCCTGTTATCTCTCTGCACTTTACCTCTTCCTGCCGCCCGATCTACAACAAGCAGGGCAAGAGAGCCTGCAGCTGTTTCCCGCCCCTTTCTGGGGTTTCGTGCTCGGCGCCGCCTTGATGCAGATTGTGGCCACGGGTTTGATGGTGAAGCTGTTTCAGCTCAGAGACTTCGCCATAGGCGCAGGCCTTGCCAAGAGCGAGGCGATCGTCGCCGCCGTGTTTGGCGCCCTGTTTTTCGGCACCCAACTGAGCCTGCTGGGTTGGCTCGGTGTGGTGATAGGTGCCGTGGCCGTGCTCCTGATGAGCAAGGGCGCTGGGGTTGCCAGGCTCTCGGCTCAGGTGTTACTGCTGGGACTCGCCTGCGGCAGCGCCTTTGCGCTCACCTCGCTCTGGGTCAGAGAGGCGAGCCTGGTGCTGGCTCTGCCCTTTCCCCACAGCGCTGCCTGGGTGCTGTTCTGGGTGATAAGCGTGCAGACCGTCATCTTGCTGCTGTTTCTCTACTTGCGGGACCGTCAGACCTTGGAAGCCCTGTGGCGCAGGCCTAAGTTGACTCTGGCCATCAGCATCACCAGCTGCTTGGGTTCTATCGGTTGGTTCAGTGCCATGGCCTTAGAGGCGGTGCCTTATGTGAAGACCTTAGGGCAGGTAGAGGTGTTCTTTACCCTATTCGTGGCGGGGAGTTATCTCAAGCAGAAGGTGCAGCCGAAGGAGATGACCGCCTTGCTGCTTATCGCAGTGGCGGCCATCTTGGTCATCTGGGGATGA
- a CDS encoding methyl-accepting chemotaxis protein — protein sequence MREVNFRTIDKLFIKMSINDKFWVIGALFFIAITCIGVSRYQGSIDAIEQASMTALEGELSGMVRALETSGQTDKFASLNIQPSGQASSSRSQDSVTAVVRSAAGQNLSLTQNVASHERDAKQSALYSLLLTYLWLLPFAVLLYWNATFIGGALWVLWTTTKNIAKGDLTSRLGFHPGRDEFGTIGCALDNAMDTLTELVVTVKDNAETLHHTASSFASENQESERQIEQQYQSLDSVATAMEEMTASAGEVSNISNSSVEKVEQNSQSIRQSYERVQKAIKDIEQLSGFIEQTSDSVSTLKVNATKINEVITTINAISEQTNLLALNAAIEAARAGEMGRGFAVVADEVRTLASRTQSATVEIQAMIENLQQETNNIDNITQRTVKQAESSQSLITEIGTDVSAINESSQSVIDMSFQIAASSEEQSAVANDIASELSEIRQQANVIKELANQSSIGVSQLSQASESLGKILARYQTA from the coding sequence ATGAGAGAAGTTAATTTTCGCACCATAGACAAACTCTTCATCAAGATGTCTATTAACGATAAATTTTGGGTCATTGGGGCGCTGTTTTTCATCGCCATCACCTGCATCGGCGTCAGCCGCTATCAAGGCAGCATAGATGCCATAGAGCAAGCCTCGATGACGGCGCTGGAAGGTGAGCTATCGGGCATGGTGCGCGCCCTGGAAACCAGCGGCCAGACCGATAAGTTTGCCAGCCTGAATATCCAGCCCAGCGGCCAGGCAAGCTCAAGCCGCAGCCAAGACAGCGTCACCGCCGTGGTGCGCAGCGCCGCGGGGCAAAACCTGTCGCTGACGCAGAATGTCGCCAGCCACGAGCGCGACGCCAAACAATCGGCCCTCTACAGCCTGCTGCTCACCTATCTCTGGTTACTGCCGTTTGCCGTCCTGCTCTACTGGAACGCCACCTTCATCGGCGGCGCCCTCTGGGTGCTGTGGACCACCACCAAGAATATCGCCAAGGGTGACCTCACCTCACGCCTGGGCTTTCACCCGGGTCGCGACGAGTTTGGCACCATAGGCTGCGCCCTGGACAACGCCATGGACACACTCACCGAGCTTGTGGTCACGGTGAAAGATAATGCCGAGACGCTGCATCACACCGCCAGCTCCTTCGCCTCGGAGAATCAGGAAAGCGAGCGCCAGATCGAGCAGCAATACCAATCCCTCGACTCGGTTGCCACCGCCATGGAGGAGATGACCGCCTCAGCCGGTGAGGTATCCAACATCTCCAACAGCTCGGTGGAGAAAGTGGAGCAAAACTCACAGTCTATCCGTCAGAGCTATGAGCGCGTACAGAAGGCGATCAAGGATATCGAGCAGCTGTCTGGCTTTATCGAGCAAACCTCAGATTCGGTCAGCACCCTCAAGGTCAACGCCACCAAGATCAACGAAGTAATCACCACTATCAACGCCATCTCTGAGCAGACCAACCTGCTGGCGCTTAACGCCGCCATCGAGGCTGCCCGCGCCGGCGAGATGGGCCGTGGCTTCGCCGTGGTTGCCGACGAGGTGAGAACCCTAGCCAGCCGTACTCAGTCGGCCACGGTGGAAATTCAGGCGATGATCGAGAACCTGCAGCAGGAAACCAACAACATAGATAACATCACCCAGCGCACGGTAAAGCAGGCCGAATCCAGCCAGTCGCTGATCACCGAGATAGGCACAGACGTCAGCGCCATCAACGAGTCGTCGCAATCGGTTATCGACATGAGCTTCCAGATAGCGGCCTCCTCGGAGGAACAGAGCGCCGTGGCCAACGATATCGCCTCCGAGCTGAGTGAGATACGCCAGCAGGCCAACGTGATCAAGGAGCTGGCCAACCAGTCCTCGATCGGCGTCAGCCAGCTGTCACAGGCCTCTGAGAGTCTGGGCAAGATCCTCGCCCGCTACCAGACAGCCTAA
- a CDS encoding phosphatase PAP2 family protein produces the protein MLKHLFPSSVKGALLLYGLLLTLVLISVHLIDRQLADLMHAQQLSHPALKLLSKTPLLLEFLAGLTIFACISERFRTRFQALAIELVLTLALAFSIRWVAKQLFGRTWPESWISLGDGHNPSWVADRIEAFHPFAQGLAYDSFPSGHALLTFALAFTFWRHTPKLLPLWLGCMLAVISGQLSLNYHFLGDLLAGASFGLLASQLALTLHNSLKGRMASLT, from the coding sequence ATGCTAAAACATCTATTTCCCAGTAGCGTCAAGGGCGCCCTGCTCCTCTATGGCCTGCTGCTTACCCTGGTGCTTATCTCGGTTCACCTTATCGATCGCCAGCTGGCGGATCTGATGCACGCCCAGCAGCTGTCACACCCCGCACTAAAGCTTCTGAGTAAGACGCCCTTGCTACTGGAGTTTCTGGCAGGGCTGACCATCTTCGCCTGCATCAGCGAGCGCTTTCGCACCAGGTTCCAGGCCCTGGCCATTGAGTTGGTGCTCACCCTGGCCCTGGCCTTCTCGATTCGCTGGGTCGCCAAACAGCTCTTTGGCCGCACCTGGCCTGAGAGCTGGATAAGTTTAGGCGATGGCCATAATCCCTCCTGGGTAGCCGATCGTATTGAGGCGTTTCATCCTTTTGCCCAGGGACTCGCCTATGATTCCTTCCCCTCGGGACATGCCCTGCTGACCTTCGCCCTCGCCTTCACCTTCTGGCGCCACACGCCTAAGCTGTTGCCCCTCTGGCTTGGCTGCATGCTTGCCGTCATCAGCGGACAGTTGAGCCTCAACTATCACTTTCTCGGGGATCTGCTGGCTGGGGCTAGCTTTGGTCTGCTGGCCAGCCAATTGGCGCTGACGCTACACAACTCCCTCAAGGGACGAATGGCAAGCTTGACCTAG
- a CDS encoding flavohemoglobin expression-modulating QEGLA motif protein, producing MQTYSLDQMLSLIKRGETFSGQLASSGCVVTIQEYLPVVCTAIHAGHNLRPELIKLCQLSAEERYFEEDPFTDEVIASQPITLAGSDSRFEYDLNRPKSLSTYYKSAWMKQVWRKPLSAKQRAISHAKHQDFYRLYEALIAKLESMFGMVIVFDLHSYNYKRIEKATPVFNIGTSQIDMERWGSVVHKFQRELKTITLPNVEVDAELDVAFEGRGYLIAHTNARFDRTLVLPTEIKKVFMDELTGEVYPIVLDDLKLGLKNAFSATSAYFQRKLNRQSKTRSADMLSSAIEPEVLEIDAALFRLAQKVDTLKYVNPTNLAAERRRFMKAPSRFKPNFAYRQLPIDANEFKYRLYRLPIDNIADPALKQLYKDIVNKLGEQIDLLTSVGQEGFVYNSLRYHGRPDKSAIANAKFLLYAKEIPEERGESLDAHQVCEMMKQSAEQWQMRCKIGLSGAIVARAMVSSNPAQLAISTHAQFHESEVQRLIQHELGVHMATTLNAKQQSLKVLRLGLPGSTYTQEGLAILAELKAGFMAHSRLNTLAARVLAVDSMLKEQDFYLTYSYLIDELEMDKDDAFVTTARVYRGGGFTKDHLYLSGFLDMLHLSKTRSLDNLLVGKTSVQYLDLLDELVQRDWLVPPKYNVIPTSNLEESPSLNYLIESLRS from the coding sequence ATGCAAACCTATAGTCTCGATCAGATGCTCTCCCTGATTAAACGTGGGGAGACATTCTCAGGCCAGCTGGCCTCCTCCGGCTGTGTTGTCACCATCCAAGAGTATCTGCCCGTAGTGTGCACCGCGATTCACGCGGGGCACAACCTGCGCCCTGAGCTGATCAAATTATGTCAGCTGAGCGCAGAGGAGCGTTACTTCGAGGAAGATCCCTTCACCGACGAGGTGATCGCCTCCCAGCCCATTACCCTAGCGGGCAGCGACTCGCGCTTTGAGTACGATCTCAATCGCCCTAAGAGCCTGAGTACCTATTACAAGTCCGCCTGGATGAAGCAAGTGTGGCGCAAGCCGCTAAGCGCCAAACAGCGCGCCATCAGCCACGCCAAACACCAGGATTTCTATCGACTCTACGAGGCCTTAATCGCCAAGTTAGAGAGCATGTTCGGCATGGTGATCGTGTTCGACCTGCACTCCTACAACTACAAGCGTATCGAGAAGGCGACGCCGGTGTTTAACATAGGCACCTCACAGATCGATATGGAGCGCTGGGGCAGCGTGGTTCACAAGTTCCAGCGTGAACTCAAGACCATCACCCTGCCCAACGTGGAAGTAGACGCCGAGCTGGACGTGGCCTTCGAAGGCCGCGGCTACCTGATCGCCCACACCAACGCCCGCTTCGACCGCACCTTAGTGCTGCCGACGGAGATCAAGAAGGTGTTCATGGATGAGTTGACCGGCGAGGTCTACCCCATAGTGCTGGACGATCTCAAGCTGGGACTGAAGAACGCCTTTAGCGCCACCAGCGCCTACTTCCAGCGCAAGCTCAATCGTCAGAGCAAGACCCGTAGCGCCGACATGCTCAGCAGCGCCATCGAGCCCGAGGTGCTGGAGATAGACGCCGCCCTATTCCGCCTGGCACAGAAGGTCGACACGCTGAAGTATGTCAACCCGACCAACCTGGCGGCCGAGCGTCGACGCTTCATGAAGGCGCCGAGTCGTTTCAAGCCAAATTTTGCCTATCGTCAGCTCCCTATCGATGCCAACGAGTTTAAGTATCGTCTCTATCGTCTGCCCATAGACAATATTGCCGATCCCGCGCTCAAGCAGCTCTACAAGGATATCGTTAACAAGCTGGGCGAACAGATAGATCTCCTGACCAGCGTCGGTCAGGAAGGCTTCGTCTACAACTCGCTGCGTTACCATGGCCGCCCGGATAAGAGCGCCATCGCCAACGCCAAGTTCCTGCTGTACGCCAAGGAGATCCCCGAAGAGAGAGGGGAAAGCCTGGATGCCCATCAGGTGTGCGAGATGATGAAGCAGAGCGCCGAGCAGTGGCAGATGCGCTGTAAGATTGGCCTCAGCGGCGCCATCGTTGCCCGCGCCATGGTCAGCTCAAATCCGGCGCAGCTGGCGATCAGCACCCATGCCCAGTTCCATGAGAGCGAGGTGCAGCGGCTGATCCAGCATGAGCTTGGGGTGCATATGGCTACCACGCTCAACGCCAAACAGCAGTCGCTTAAGGTGTTGCGTCTGGGGCTGCCCGGCTCTACCTATACCCAGGAAGGCCTGGCGATTCTGGCCGAGCTTAAGGCGGGCTTCATGGCCCACTCACGCCTCAACACCCTGGCGGCGCGCGTGCTGGCAGTAGACTCAATGCTCAAAGAGCAGGACTTCTATCTCACCTACAGCTATCTCATCGATGAACTGGAGATGGACAAGGATGATGCCTTCGTGACCACGGCCCGCGTCTATCGCGGCGGCGGCTTCACTAAGGACCACCTCTACCTTAGCGGCTTCCTGGATATGTTACACCTCTCCAAGACCCGCAGCCTGGATAACCTACTCGTGGGTAAGACCAGCGTGCAATACCTGGATCTGCTCGATGAGTTGGTGCAGCGCGACTGGCTGGTGCCGCCTAAGTACAACGTCATCCCAACCAGTAACTTAGAAGAGAGCCCTAGCCTCAACTACCTGATCGAGAGCCTGCGCAGCTAA
- the gshB gene encoding glutathione synthase translates to MHICFLMYPWERIDPETDTTLRLVHECAQRGHTVAITTTSGLTIRDSSVYGFCQIIKKGMKISDNIPRFYRSAEFHKARLPMAGFDCIFMRANPPLDNLALNFLDSVKGDTLIINDLEGLRVANNKLYTASMSGAASQYIPATHVSKNRDYLQRVLEESESDKMILKPLNGFGGHGVIVIEKSARQNFSSLLDFYIGTDEQSNYVILQDYIEGAEEGDKRILMLNGEPIGAMRRVPASGEFRSNVHAGGSVVRHTITREERELCAAIGPKLVRDGLYFTGLDVIGNKLVEVNVLSPGGITRINKLNRVRLQKQVIDFAENIINSKELLVQRKSAYRQAVENANL, encoded by the coding sequence ATGCACATCTGTTTTTTGATGTACCCGTGGGAGCGTATCGATCCTGAAACCGATACCACCCTGAGATTAGTTCATGAGTGCGCGCAGCGTGGTCATACCGTTGCCATCACCACAACCAGTGGGCTGACCATTCGTGACAGTAGTGTCTACGGGTTTTGTCAAATCATCAAGAAAGGGATGAAGATATCGGACAACATTCCCCGCTTTTACCGCTCCGCCGAATTTCATAAGGCGCGCCTGCCCATGGCCGGCTTCGACTGCATCTTTATGCGCGCCAATCCGCCGCTGGATAACCTGGCGCTTAACTTCCTGGATTCGGTAAAGGGCGACACCCTGATCATCAACGATCTCGAAGGGTTAAGAGTCGCTAACAACAAACTCTACACCGCCAGCATGAGCGGTGCGGCAAGCCAGTACATTCCAGCCACCCACGTGTCGAAGAATCGCGACTATCTGCAACGAGTGCTGGAAGAGAGCGAAAGCGATAAGATGATCCTCAAGCCGCTCAACGGATTCGGCGGTCATGGCGTTATCGTGATCGAAAAGAGCGCTCGCCAAAACTTCAGCTCGCTGCTGGACTTCTATATCGGCACCGACGAGCAGAGCAACTATGTGATCTTGCAAGATTACATCGAAGGCGCCGAGGAAGGCGACAAGCGCATCTTGATGCTCAACGGCGAGCCTATTGGCGCCATGCGCCGCGTACCCGCCTCTGGCGAGTTCAGATCTAACGTCCATGCCGGCGGTAGCGTGGTCAGACACACTATCACACGTGAAGAGCGCGAGTTATGCGCCGCCATCGGTCCTAAGCTGGTGCGCGACGGTCTCTACTTCACCGGCCTGGATGTGATCGGCAACAAGCTGGTCGAGGTTAACGTCCTCAGCCCGGGCGGCATCACCCGTATTAACAAGCTTAACCGCGTCCGCCTGCAGAAGCAGGTGATCGATTTCGCCGAAAACATCATCAACTCCAAAGAGCTATTGGTGCAACGTAAGAGTGCATATCGTCAAGCGGTAGAAAATGCAAACCTATAG